The Microbacterium sp. LKL04 sequence GTAGTCGATCGCGACGGCGAGGAAGTGGTTCGGGTTCATGAGACCCGCATCGGGCGTCACGATGCCGTGGCGGTCGGCGTCGGCGTCGTTGCCCGTCAGGATGTCGTACTCGTCGCGCCGGGCGACGAGCGCGGCCATCGCCGAGGGCGACGACGGATCCATGCGGATCTTCTCGTCCCAGTCGAGCGTCATGAACCGCCACGTCGGGTCGACCTCGGGGTTCACGACCGTCAGGTCGAGGCCGTAGCGCTCGCCGATGAGGGCCCAGTACTCGACCGAGGCGCCGCCGAGCGGGTCGGCGCCGATCCGCACGCCCGCGCGGGCGATCGCCTCGACGTCGATGATCGACGCGAGGTCGGCGACGTAGCCCTCGCGGAAGTCGTACTCGCCGAGCGTCGCGTCGTCGATGTCGGCGTGGCGGACCCGCTTGACGCCCTCGAGGCCGGCCTCGATGAGCTCGTTCGCACGGTCGGCGATCCAGCCGGTGGCATCGGTGTCGGCCGGGCCGCCGTGCGGCGGGTTGTACTTGAAGCCGCCGTCGCGCGGCGGGTTGTGCGACGGGGTGACGACGATGCCGTCGGCACGACCGGCATCCGCCTCGTCCCGTCCCTTGTTGTAGGTGAGGATCGCGTGGCTCAGCGCCGGCGTCGGCACCCACGAGTCGCGGCTGTCGACGCGGACGTCGACGCCGTTCGCCACGAGGACCTCGATCGCGGTGTGCTCCGCCGGAAGCGAGAGGCCGTGCGTGTCGCGCCCCAGGAAGAGGGGACCCGAGATGCCCTGCGCCGCGCGGTAGTCGACGATCGCCTGCGTCGTGGCGAGGATGTGGACCTCGTTGAAGCTCCGCGAGAGCGAGGAGCCGCGGTGGCCGCTCGTGCCGAACGCGACCCGCTGGGCGGGGACCGCCGGATCGGGGGAGAGGTCGTAGTACGCGCTGATCAGCGCGTCGACATCGATCAGGTCAGAGGATTCGGCGGGCTGTCCTGCGCGGCTCATCCGCCCAGTCTGCCAGGGAAGTCGGGCGGGAGCGCCTGCGTGTCGCGGATCCGCATCGCTTGTTCAGGCGGGCAGCCGCCCGGCATCCGTCGCCATCGACTCCGTGCGTGCGGTGAGCGCGTCGAGGACCGTCCGCAGGGCGGGGGAGTCCGACATCGTGCGGCGGTGGATCGCCGACACCTCGCGGATGGACTCCGGCGACACGGTGGGGATCGCAACGAGGTCCGGGCCCAGGGGAGGCCGGCCGAGCCGGGGCACCAGGGCGACCGCGATCCCGGCGCGGGCGATCTCGAGGTGGTTCTCGAACTCCATCGACTCGTGCACGATGCGGGGAGCGCCGCCGACGCCGTCGAACAGCCGCCGGAGCCACTGCCGGCAGATGGTCGAGTCGAAGGTCGCGACCCACGGCTCGCCGCCGATCTCGTCCGGACGCAGCTCGGAGCGGCCTGCCAGCGGGTGATCGCGGTGAAGGATCACGTCGGCGACATCCGTGAACAGCGGGGTCTCGACGAGGTGGTCGGGGATCGAAAGGGCGACGTTCCCCCAGCGGTGCACGATGCCGAGGTCCCGCTGACCGGACGCCACGAGGGCGATCGTCTCCCAGGGCTCGCTCTCGCGCAGGGGTGCCCGCAGGTCCGGATGCCGCCGGCCGAGGTCCGCGATGAGGGGCACCATGACTCCGCGGACGACCGTCGAGAACGCGCCGATGCGGATCTCCCCGCTGACGCGGTCGGGCTCGCCGCTCCCGTGCAGATCGGCGCGGACGCGTTCGAGGTCGGCGAGGATCGGCGTCGCGGATACCACGAGGCGCGTCGCGGACTCCGTGAGCACGACACCTCGGCCGACTCGTTCCAGCAGGGCCACGCCGGTGTCGCGCTCGAGCCGCTTGATCTGCTGCGACACGGCCGACGGCGTGAAACCGAGGGCGGTCGCGGCGGCCGCGACGCTCCCCTCCGTGGCGACGGCGCGAAGGGAGACGACGGCCTCGAGATCGATCATGTAGCGATGCTACCGATTTGCCCCAAAGAATGATCGCTTGTCCTTCATGGATGCCGCGGGCTGAATGGATCACGTGACCCGCCGTGACATGCTCCTCGCCGCTCTCGTCGCCTCGCTGTGGGGCCTGAACTTCGTCGTCATCGACTGGGGGATGAGCGGCATCCCGCCCCTGCTGTTCGCGGCGATCCGGTTCGCCGTCGTCGCGCTCGCCGTCCTCGTCGTGCCGAGGCCCCAGACCGGGTGGCGCGTGATCGTCGGAGTCGGCCTGTTCATGAGCCTCGGGCAGTTCGCCCTGCTCTACACCTCGCTCGCCCTGGGGCTGAGCCCGGGCCTCGCGGCGCTCCTGATGCAGGCGCAGGCGGTGTTCACGATCGTGATCGCGGCGATCACACTGCGCGAGCGGCCCTCGGCGATGCAGATCGTCGGGGTGGGGCTGGGGGTCGTCGGCCTCGCGGTCGTCGCGACCTTCCGCGGCGGGGATGCCCCCGTCCTGGCCGTCTGCCTCGCGCTCGCCGCCGCGCTGTCGTGGGCGGTCGGCAATGTGATCTCGCGCCGCGCGGGCGTCGTCACCGGCATCGGCCGGGGCGGGACGCTCTCGCTGACGGTGTGGTCGTCGCTCGTGGTCCCCGTGCCCGCGCTCGCCCTGTCGTTCGTGATCGACGGTCCCGCCGCGATCGGCGCGGGCCTCGCCGCCATCGGTCCGCAGGCCGTCATCTCGACGCTGTACACGGCGGGGCTCTGCACGCTGTTCGCCTACGCCGTCTTCAACGGACTGCTCGGCCGAAACCCGTCGGCGGCGGTCGTGCCGTGGATCCTGCTCGCACCCGTTGTCGCGATGGCCTCTGCCGCACTGCTGCGCGGCGAGGCCCCGAGCGTCGGGGAGGTGGTCGGCGGGGCGGTGCTCGTCGCGGGGGTGCTGGTCAGCGGCATCCGCCGTCGTCAGCGGGTGTCGCCGGCGG is a genomic window containing:
- the pgm gene encoding phosphoglucomutase (alpha-D-glucose-1,6-bisphosphate-dependent) — translated: MSRAGQPAESSDLIDVDALISAYYDLSPDPAVPAQRVAFGTSGHRGSSLSRSFNEVHILATTQAIVDYRAAQGISGPLFLGRDTHGLSLPAEHTAIEVLVANGVDVRVDSRDSWVPTPALSHAILTYNKGRDEADAGRADGIVVTPSHNPPRDGGFKYNPPHGGPADTDATGWIADRANELIEAGLEGVKRVRHADIDDATLGEYDFREGYVADLASIIDVEAIARAGVRIGADPLGGASVEYWALIGERYGLDLTVVNPEVDPTWRFMTLDWDEKIRMDPSSPSAMAALVARRDEYDILTGNDADADRHGIVTPDAGLMNPNHFLAVAIDYLYAHREGWPKDAAIGKTLVSSMIIDRVAASLGRTLLEVPVGFKWFVPGLLDGSVAFGGEESAGASFLRKDGSVWTTDKDGILLCLLAAEILAVTGKTPSQRYAELEAEFGASAYQRVDAPASPEQKAALSMLSGDAVTASELAGDPVTAKLSHAPGNGAAIGGLKVQTEFAWFAARPSGTEDVYKLYAESLKGPEHLAQVQEEARKVVAAALGS
- a CDS encoding LysR family transcriptional regulator, yielding MIDLEAVVSLRAVATEGSVAAAATALGFTPSAVSQQIKRLERDTGVALLERVGRGVVLTESATRLVVSATPILADLERVRADLHGSGEPDRVSGEIRIGAFSTVVRGVMVPLIADLGRRHPDLRAPLRESEPWETIALVASGQRDLGIVHRWGNVALSIPDHLVETPLFTDVADVILHRDHPLAGRSELRPDEIGGEPWVATFDSTICRQWLRRLFDGVGGAPRIVHESMEFENHLEIARAGIAVALVPRLGRPPLGPDLVAIPTVSPESIREVSAIHRRTMSDSPALRTVLDALTARTESMATDAGRLPA
- a CDS encoding EamA family transporter, giving the protein MDHVTRRDMLLAALVASLWGLNFVVIDWGMSGIPPLLFAAIRFAVVALAVLVVPRPQTGWRVIVGVGLFMSLGQFALLYTSLALGLSPGLAALLMQAQAVFTIVIAAITLRERPSAMQIVGVGLGVVGLAVVATFRGGDAPVLAVCLALAAALSWAVGNVISRRAGVVTGIGRGGTLSLTVWSSLVVPVPALALSFVIDGPAAIGAGLAAIGPQAVISTLYTAGLCTLFAYAVFNGLLGRNPSAAVVPWILLAPVVAMASAALLRGEAPSVGEVVGGAVLVAGVLVSGIRRRQRVSPAVELMGVPTRLSA